Proteins from a genomic interval of Kozakia baliensis:
- a CDS encoding NAD(P)-binding domain-containing protein — protein MTLAPEQSTADIASTGLAALRARLAEEMAMLNLPARPWVQPWEGEAAPDADVLVIGAGMLGLCATAALRLHGVNSVLCLDRAPAGEEGPWVTFARMNTLRTAKTATGPALGLPSLTFRAWFVAQYGAAWDALDKIPRAQWMDYLNWYRAVLDLPVRNDSEVTGITPREDGLFDVSVRGEARPLRARRVILATGIDGLGEGYIPPVVNGVHRRFYAHSAELIAFDALASKRVGVVGAGASAMDNAATALEAGAASLDLFVRRPALPAIDKFSGVSSEGLVMGYLGLPDPIKWRIMRYGLDYPVPAPRDSTRRVFRHANAHLHLASPVLAVRESGDGIVVRTPHGETELDFLIFATGFVCTPDSRPELAVIAPALRRWSDRFQPAAGEESASLGALPDLAADFSFQARAPEDQGWVSKLYCFSFDATLTHGKLTSGVPALTEAANRLVRGVASSLLAEDAERHLDAFRAYDRAELLGDEWRPEQIVAGAVPGSSSGAPAEKGPAT, from the coding sequence ATGACTCTTGCTCCTGAGCAAAGCACGGCCGACATCGCGTCGACCGGCCTTGCGGCCTTGCGTGCCCGCCTCGCCGAAGAGATGGCGATGCTCAATCTTCCCGCGCGCCCCTGGGTGCAACCATGGGAGGGGGAGGCCGCACCGGATGCGGATGTGCTTGTCATCGGTGCCGGCATGCTCGGCCTGTGCGCGACAGCAGCCCTGCGACTGCATGGCGTAAACTCCGTCCTCTGCCTCGACCGCGCGCCGGCGGGGGAGGAGGGCCCCTGGGTCACTTTCGCGCGGATGAACACGCTGCGCACCGCCAAGACCGCGACCGGCCCGGCGCTCGGCCTGCCGAGCCTGACGTTCCGCGCCTGGTTCGTCGCGCAGTATGGCGCCGCCTGGGATGCGCTGGACAAGATCCCGCGCGCGCAGTGGATGGACTATCTGAACTGGTATCGGGCCGTGCTCGACCTGCCTGTGCGCAATGACAGCGAGGTCACGGGCATCACGCCGCGGGAGGACGGCCTGTTCGACGTCTCCGTCCGCGGCGAGGCGCGGCCACTGCGGGCGCGCCGCGTCATTCTGGCGACGGGGATCGACGGCCTTGGCGAGGGTTACATTCCACCGGTCGTGAACGGTGTTCACCGTCGCTTCTATGCCCATTCGGCCGAGCTGATCGCGTTCGACGCCCTTGCCTCCAAGCGCGTGGGCGTCGTCGGCGCGGGCGCTTCGGCGATGGACAATGCAGCCACCGCGCTGGAAGCGGGCGCCGCCAGCCTCGACCTGTTCGTACGCCGCCCCGCCCTGCCCGCAATCGACAAGTTCAGCGGCGTGAGCAGCGAGGGCCTCGTGATGGGCTATCTCGGGCTTCCCGATCCAATCAAGTGGCGCATCATGCGATACGGCCTCGACTATCCCGTGCCCGCGCCGAGGGACAGCACCCGCCGCGTCTTCCGGCATGCCAATGCACACCTGCATCTCGCCAGTCCCGTGCTTGCCGTGCGCGAGAGTGGTGATGGCATCGTGGTGCGTACGCCCCATGGCGAGACGGAGCTGGATTTCCTCATCTTCGCCACTGGATTCGTCTGCACGCCGGACAGCCGGCCCGAGCTTGCTGTCATCGCGCCCGCCCTGCGCCGCTGGAGCGACCGCTTCCAGCCCGCGGCCGGAGAGGAAAGCGCGAGCCTGGGCGCCTTGCCCGATCTGGCGGCGGATTTCTCGTTCCAGGCCCGTGCGCCGGAGGATCAGGGCTGGGTCTCGAAGCTCTACTGTTTCAGCTTCGACGCGACCCTGACCCATGGCAAGCTGACGAGCGGCGTGCCCGCCCTGACGGAAGCCGCCAACCGCCTCGTGCGGGGGGTTGCGTCGTCGCTTCTGGCCGAAGATGCGGAGCGACATCTGGACGCATTCCGTGCCTATGATCGCGCCGAACTGCTGGGCGACGAATGGCGCCCCGAGCAGATCGTCGCGGGAGCTGTTCCCGGCTCCTCTTCTGGCGCCCCCGCGGAGAAAGGACCTGCCACATGA
- a CDS encoding ABC transporter permease: MSARAGALMWRILIIALYAFLLAPLVVVLIVSFDTRPYLSFPPATFSLGSYSAVLHDAGFRSAALLSLVIGIVSAGLSLLLGTAVSFALARGRIPGRQALQWLFLSPMLVPHIVLAVGLMMTLQPLGLLDTVSGLILAHIGITLPYTTRIISSGMAALDRETEQAAMLHGATLWQTVRRVTLPALRPSLVAAGLIAFLFSFDEAVIALFIAGDKATTLPLAIYKYIQFRTDPQVAALSVLVVLVSAIPVLVIERNISLKRALGA; encoded by the coding sequence GTGAGCGCGCGCGCCGGCGCACTGATGTGGCGCATCCTCATCATCGCCCTCTATGCGTTCCTGCTCGCGCCGCTTGTCGTGGTGCTGATCGTGTCGTTCGATACGCGCCCCTATCTCAGCTTTCCACCCGCCACGTTCTCCCTCGGCTCCTACAGCGCCGTGCTGCATGATGCCGGATTCCGATCGGCGGCACTGCTGAGCCTCGTGATCGGGATCGTTTCAGCCGGGCTCTCGCTGCTGCTGGGTACGGCCGTTTCCTTCGCACTGGCGCGGGGGCGCATCCCGGGGCGGCAGGCGCTTCAGTGGCTGTTTCTCTCGCCGATGCTCGTGCCGCACATCGTCCTGGCCGTCGGTCTCATGATGACGCTTCAGCCGCTGGGCCTGCTCGATACGGTCAGCGGCCTGATCCTTGCGCATATCGGCATCACCCTGCCCTACACGACGCGCATCATTTCCTCGGGCATGGCGGCGCTTGACCGGGAGACTGAGCAGGCCGCCATGCTGCACGGCGCAACACTGTGGCAGACCGTCCGCCGTGTAACGCTGCCAGCGCTGCGGCCGAGCCTCGTCGCGGCGGGGCTGATCGCTTTCCTCTTCTCCTTCGACGAGGCGGTGATCGCGCTGTTCATCGCGGGCGACAAGGCCACGACGCTGCCGCTTGCGATCTATAAATACATCCAGTTCCGGACCGATCCGCAGGTGGCCGCGCTCTCCGTTCTCGTGGTACTTGTTTCTGCCATTCCGGTGCTCGTCATCGAGCGCAATATCAGCCTGAAGCGCGCCCTCGGCGCCTGA
- a CDS encoding carboxylesterase/lipase family protein, with amino-acid sequence MTLVTIDSGTIRGFADGPIETFLGIPYAAPIVPGTRFEAARPVAPWSGIREATQFGAICPQVPTYGPVGRGATSHHAAGENFLTVNVRSADLSGKAPVLVWVHGGGYAVGSGNEPVIQTGAFARSGIVEVTLNYRLGALGFLSLEGRPENRGLTDIIAALHWVRRNIALFGGDPEQVTLAGRSAGGFAVATLMAMPAAGLFARAFIQSGATPAILTPQDAARTTRRMLDRLGVAADALESMPLDRLLVAQREICDESYDRHDFDRDGAVTMVGIPFQPIIDPATLPVHPERAAADGPMTRVPVMIGTTSAEYLTHSTVHGQLTTADVARLIDPRVRPIGLTGETIVARYRAALPDHDGLGLWRAIAGDLVFQNPTTRYARTLGLHQPVFKYVFGPLDSNETGAAHGAELGLVWWNAATDRSTLPERYRAVDPVLASRVHEIWRCFIASETLVASDGARWPDYTSADGRIGWITPTDTQLVPDPFTERLALWIPG; translated from the coding sequence ATGACGCTCGTCACCATAGACAGCGGCACGATCCGGGGTTTTGCCGACGGACCGATCGAAACCTTTCTGGGCATCCCCTATGCGGCCCCGATCGTCCCGGGCACGCGCTTTGAGGCCGCGCGGCCGGTGGCGCCCTGGAGCGGCATCCGGGAGGCGACGCAGTTCGGCGCGATCTGCCCTCAGGTGCCGACCTACGGTCCTGTCGGGCGCGGGGCGACGTCCCATCACGCGGCGGGCGAAAATTTCCTGACCGTCAATGTCCGCTCGGCGGATCTCTCCGGGAAAGCTCCGGTGCTCGTTTGGGTGCATGGCGGCGGCTATGCCGTCGGGTCAGGCAACGAACCGGTCATCCAGACGGGCGCCTTCGCGCGGAGCGGCATCGTCGAGGTGACGCTGAACTACCGTCTTGGTGCGCTCGGCTTCCTGAGCCTTGAGGGACGGCCTGAAAATCGCGGGCTGACGGATATCATCGCCGCGCTGCACTGGGTGCGACGCAATATCGCGCTCTTTGGCGGTGATCCCGAGCAGGTGACCCTTGCCGGGCGTTCGGCGGGAGGATTTGCCGTCGCCACGCTGATGGCCATGCCGGCGGCGGGGCTTTTCGCCCGCGCCTTCATCCAGTCGGGTGCGACGCCCGCCATCCTGACCCCGCAGGATGCCGCCCGCACGACACGCCGCATGCTCGACCGTCTGGGCGTGGCGGCGGATGCTTTGGAAAGCATGCCGCTAGACCGCCTCCTCGTTGCTCAAAGGGAAATCTGCGACGAATCCTATGATCGGCATGATTTTGATCGCGACGGCGCCGTGACGATGGTGGGCATCCCGTTCCAGCCGATAATCGATCCCGCGACACTGCCCGTGCACCCCGAGCGGGCCGCCGCGGACGGGCCTATGACACGCGTTCCGGTCATGATCGGCACCACATCGGCCGAATATCTCACGCATTCCACCGTTCATGGCCAACTCACCACCGCCGATGTCGCGCGGCTCATCGATCCTCGCGTCCGGCCCATCGGGCTGACGGGAGAGACGATCGTGGCACGTTATCGGGCGGCATTGCCTGACCATGACGGGCTGGGCCTCTGGCGCGCCATCGCGGGCGATCTGGTGTTCCAGAATCCCACGACCCGCTACGCCCGCACGCTCGGCCTGCATCAGCCGGTGTTCAAATACGTCTTCGGGCCCCTGGACTCCAATGAGACGGGCGCAGCGCACGGGGCCGAGCTGGGCCTCGTCTGGTGGAACGCGGCGACGGATCGCAGCACCCTTCCCGAGCGATACCGGGCGGTGGACCCGGTGCTGGCCAGCCGGGTGCATGAGATCTGGAGGTGCTTCATCGCGTCGGAGACGCTCGTCGCATCGGACGGAGCGCGGTGGCCGGACTACACGTCTGCCGACGGAAGGATTGGATGGATCACGCCGACGGATACGCAGCTGGTACCCGATCCGTTCACTGAGCGGCTCGCGCTTTGGATCCCCGGTTAG
- a CDS encoding extracellular solute-binding protein → MTERCASLLSRRAALLGLGTSVGAGFGTRARAWTGGRGRRTLTVSGFHGPFQKAFEATIITPFEHANPGVTVVYRPVLNSAQLLAMLRLERDASEIDIAIADISIAILATAEGLTAPLTDADVPNRAALHDWARDPGMNGLAFSRDNLALIHDRRTLPPPTSWMDLGRPELVDQVSMPVQDTRGVALLPVLTRMAGGDYRQGIEPGLALMRRFAPNVASWNAQPDIYTLVLAQTVALGVGWNGRGQMIGRESPGTIGATIPKEGSVAQINTLNLTAGSTAGDLGRAFIDHALSAPAQQAFAAWAYYGPTNRNATLPDTLSHAIFGSTETAEREMHIDWAFISAHYSAWIRRIQREVISG, encoded by the coding sequence TTGACGGAACGCTGCGCCTCGCTCCTGAGCCGTCGCGCCGCGCTATTGGGACTCGGAACCAGTGTTGGCGCCGGCTTCGGGACGCGCGCCCGTGCATGGACGGGGGGGCGCGGACGGCGGACGCTCACGGTCTCCGGGTTTCACGGGCCGTTCCAGAAGGCGTTCGAGGCAACCATCATCACGCCGTTCGAACACGCCAATCCCGGTGTCACCGTCGTCTATCGTCCTGTGCTCAACTCGGCCCAGTTGCTCGCCATGCTGCGGCTGGAGCGCGACGCGTCGGAGATCGATATCGCGATCGCGGACATCTCGATCGCCATACTCGCCACGGCCGAGGGGTTGACGGCACCGTTGACGGATGCCGACGTGCCGAACCGCGCCGCCCTGCATGACTGGGCGCGCGATCCGGGCATGAACGGCCTGGCCTTCTCGCGTGACAATCTGGCGTTGATCCATGATCGCCGCACGCTCCCTCCTCCCACAAGCTGGATGGATCTCGGTCGCCCGGAGCTGGTCGATCAGGTCAGCATGCCGGTGCAGGACACGCGCGGCGTCGCTTTGCTGCCGGTGCTCACACGGATGGCGGGCGGGGATTACCGGCAGGGGATCGAGCCCGGCCTCGCCCTGATGCGCCGCTTCGCGCCCAACGTCGCAAGCTGGAACGCCCAGCCGGATATCTACACGCTCGTCCTCGCGCAGACAGTGGCGCTGGGCGTCGGCTGGAACGGGCGTGGCCAGATGATCGGCCGCGAGAGTCCCGGCACCATCGGCGCCACGATCCCGAAGGAAGGGAGCGTCGCGCAGATCAATACCCTCAATCTCACAGCCGGTTCAACGGCGGGTGATCTCGGGCGGGCCTTCATCGACCACGCCCTCTCCGCCCCGGCTCAGCAGGCGTTCGCCGCGTGGGCCTATTACGGCCCGACGAACCGGAACGCCACTCTTCCCGATACGCTCTCCCATGCGATCTTCGGTTCGACCGAGACGGCGGAGCGTGAGATGCATATCGACTGGGCATTCATCAGCGCGCATTACAGCGCCTGGATCCGCCGTATCCAACGCGAGGTGATCAGTGGTTGA
- the mutS gene encoding DNA mismatch repair protein MutS: MEQQAQAASPMVTAYRDLKARHPDFLVFYRVGEFYEILETDATRVSQMLGLQLTRRRQKDAPDIPMCGVPSGRAEEATERLLRAGYHVALSEQPEEPGGDRPLRLLTPGTSVQDAVLDARAPNGLVALYALGAVVGLAAIDLSTGETMSCAVAPQQLSAALARTTPREIVVAQWQEGGEEMAKAVRASGVPVQRRENSEENLPDLLQEAYPDPALLRGLSEAERAALGSLLSYTKTMIGRLPTAMLSPRRLMMGDVMEIDAPTLQGLEILTDATGRCDGALLHVLDRSVTAAGTRLLVRQLAAPLANPEQIRRRLSLVRHFVENPRQRGDCREALGAMPDVLRAAGRLSVGKATPLDLGTIRNALGQACTLAEILSPVVAVVPGLKPIVRDLEQMRRGDALALRETLRRALTAQPERDIAGFVKSGFDRELDAARRARDEVAEALTQLQAQLAEQTGVRSLKIRRNALIGFHIEVPAAQASGLTSPFVLRQGLASSARFTHPALDDLAAKTETASTRIQAIEEALFKSFVQQALVLRDGLARMAHAAAALDLVAGLAQAAAEGGWVEPTLDHAPHLDIEQGRHPLAENLLEADGRTFEANDCVMSADQRLWMLTGPNMAGKSTFLRQVAVIVIMAQIGSFVPARQARIGIVDRLFSRIGAGDRLVAGQSTFMVEMLETAAILTRATHQSLVILDEVGRGTSTHDGLAIAQAVMEYLHDTIQARALFATHFHELAVTATPMPHAVCMRMDDAAGRHDELFTYKVLPGIAAKSFGLKIAALAGIPTSVIERARYLLQVR; the protein is encoded by the coding sequence ATGGAGCAGCAAGCGCAGGCCGCAAGCCCGATGGTCACCGCGTATCGAGACCTGAAGGCACGGCATCCAGACTTTCTCGTGTTTTACCGCGTCGGCGAGTTCTACGAGATCCTGGAAACGGATGCGACCCGCGTCAGCCAAATGCTGGGACTACAGCTCACACGTCGTCGGCAGAAAGACGCGCCCGACATTCCGATGTGCGGGGTGCCGTCCGGGCGCGCGGAAGAGGCCACGGAGCGTCTGCTGCGGGCAGGCTATCATGTAGCGCTCTCGGAGCAGCCTGAAGAACCGGGCGGCGACCGGCCTTTGCGTCTGTTAACGCCTGGCACCAGTGTTCAGGACGCCGTTCTCGATGCCCGCGCGCCCAACGGTCTCGTCGCACTCTACGCGCTTGGCGCGGTTGTCGGTCTCGCCGCGATCGATCTCTCGACGGGCGAGACGATGAGTTGCGCTGTCGCGCCGCAGCAGCTGAGCGCCGCGCTCGCCCGGACCACGCCACGCGAGATCGTCGTGGCGCAGTGGCAAGAAGGTGGCGAGGAGATGGCGAAGGCCGTTCGCGCGAGCGGCGTTCCCGTGCAAAGACGTGAGAATAGCGAGGAAAACCTGCCGGACCTGTTGCAGGAAGCCTACCCCGACCCCGCTCTGCTGCGCGGGCTATCCGAAGCCGAGCGCGCGGCGCTGGGATCGCTTCTCTCTTATACCAAAACGATGATTGGCCGGTTGCCGACCGCCATGCTCTCGCCGCGTCGCTTGATGATGGGCGACGTCATGGAAATCGATGCGCCCACCCTACAAGGGTTGGAAATCCTGACGGATGCAACGGGACGCTGCGACGGAGCCTTGCTGCATGTTCTCGACCGGAGCGTCACCGCTGCGGGAACACGCTTGCTGGTGCGCCAACTCGCTGCGCCGTTGGCCAATCCGGAGCAAATTCGACGCCGCCTGAGCCTGGTGCGGCATTTCGTGGAGAACCCGCGGCAACGTGGCGACTGCCGGGAGGCGCTTGGCGCCATGCCGGACGTCCTACGCGCGGCCGGGCGCTTGTCCGTCGGAAAGGCTACGCCGCTCGATTTGGGCACTATTCGGAACGCTCTGGGGCAGGCATGCACGCTCGCCGAAATTCTCTCTCCAGTCGTCGCCGTGGTGCCTGGACTCAAGCCGATCGTGCGGGATCTCGAACAGATGCGTCGAGGCGACGCTTTGGCGTTGCGTGAGACGCTACGGCGCGCCCTGACCGCTCAACCGGAACGAGACATCGCTGGTTTCGTGAAGTCCGGGTTCGACCGCGAGCTGGACGCCGCGCGCAGGGCGCGGGATGAGGTCGCGGAAGCGCTGACGCAACTTCAGGCCCAACTGGCCGAACAGACCGGCGTTCGTTCCCTCAAGATACGACGTAACGCGCTGATCGGTTTTCATATCGAAGTCCCTGCCGCCCAGGCGTCGGGGCTTACGTCTCCCTTCGTGCTCCGGCAGGGATTGGCGTCGTCGGCACGCTTTACGCACCCGGCGCTCGATGATCTGGCGGCGAAGACGGAAACCGCCAGCACGCGCATTCAGGCGATTGAAGAAGCGCTGTTCAAGAGCTTCGTCCAACAGGCTCTTGTGCTGCGCGACGGGCTGGCGCGGATGGCGCACGCGGCGGCCGCGCTCGATCTCGTGGCAGGCTTGGCGCAAGCGGCAGCGGAAGGCGGCTGGGTCGAACCAACGCTCGATCACGCGCCGCACCTGGACATCGAACAAGGTCGGCATCCGCTCGCGGAAAATCTTCTGGAAGCCGACGGCCGCACCTTCGAGGCGAACGACTGCGTGATGAGCGCGGACCAACGTCTCTGGATGCTAACCGGCCCCAACATGGCGGGAAAATCGACCTTTCTCCGTCAAGTCGCCGTCATCGTCATCATGGCGCAAATCGGTTCTTTCGTGCCCGCCCGTCAGGCGCGCATCGGCATCGTCGACCGTTTGTTCAGCCGGATCGGCGCGGGCGATCGTCTCGTCGCTGGCCAGTCGACCTTTATGGTGGAAATGCTCGAGACCGCTGCGATTTTGACGCGCGCGACCCACCAATCTCTGGTGATTCTCGACGAGGTGGGACGCGGCACCTCGACCCATGACGGCTTGGCGATCGCGCAAGCCGTGATGGAATATCTTCACGACACCATTCAGGCGCGCGCTTTGTTCGCCACGCATTTTCATGAGTTGGCCGTGACGGCTACGCCCATGCCTCATGCCGTGTGTATGCGCATGGACGATGCTGCGGGCCGCCACGATGAGTTGTTCACCTACAAGGTGCTGCCGGGGATCGCCGCCAAATCGTTTGGCCTGAAAATTGCGGCGCTCGCCGGTATTCCGACATCCGTGATCGAGCGTGCGCGCTATTTGCTGCAAGTCCGATAG
- a CDS encoding membrane dipeptidase yields MTDTARQLYDRSLVIDGLQTCAWSREIFEEMRAGGLTMVNAASLLWENFSEGMAYVRQWERHFAENADLIMPIRSVDDIETAKATNRTGISIGWQNTSPLEDRLDYIRVFKLLGVNTMQLTYNTQNYSGAGYLERRDSGLTGFGHEVVEEMNRVGVLCDLSHVGDVTSVEVIAHSRKPVCISHVLPRALRDVKRNKPDHIFRACAEKGGVIGVSLFSPGLVVGNDSTIEDYLDAMTHVLDLVGEDHVAIGTDFSTGHPRPGPWLLWANRDKGYARKLTEFGNTTIRKPQGFARISETPNVAGAMLRRGWSERRVEKILGLNWMRVLRESWTPDP; encoded by the coding sequence ATGACCGACACCGCCCGCCAGCTCTATGATCGCAGCCTCGTCATCGACGGATTGCAGACCTGCGCCTGGAGCCGCGAGATCTTCGAGGAAATGCGCGCAGGGGGCCTGACCATGGTCAACGCAGCCTCCCTGCTGTGGGAAAATTTCAGCGAAGGCATGGCCTATGTCCGCCAATGGGAGCGCCATTTTGCCGAGAACGCCGATCTGATCATGCCCATCCGCTCCGTGGACGATATCGAGACGGCCAAGGCGACGAACCGCACGGGTATCAGCATCGGCTGGCAGAACACCTCTCCCCTGGAAGACAGGCTCGACTACATCCGCGTCTTCAAGCTGCTCGGCGTGAACACGATGCAGCTGACATACAACACACAGAACTATTCCGGCGCGGGTTATCTCGAACGACGTGACAGCGGGCTGACAGGTTTCGGACATGAGGTCGTCGAGGAGATGAACCGCGTGGGCGTGCTGTGTGATCTGAGCCATGTCGGCGATGTGACCTCCGTCGAGGTAATCGCGCATTCGCGCAAGCCCGTTTGCATTTCGCACGTGTTGCCACGCGCGCTGCGCGACGTGAAGCGCAACAAGCCCGATCACATCTTCCGCGCCTGCGCGGAGAAAGGCGGTGTCATCGGCGTCAGCCTGTTCTCCCCCGGCCTCGTCGTGGGGAACGATTCCACGATCGAAGATTATCTCGATGCCATGACGCATGTCCTCGATCTGGTTGGCGAGGATCATGTCGCGATCGGCACCGATTTCAGCACCGGGCATCCACGTCCCGGCCCTTGGCTGCTGTGGGCCAATCGCGACAAGGGATATGCGCGCAAGCTGACGGAATTCGGCAACACGACAATCCGTAAGCCGCAGGGTTTCGCGCGGATCTCCGAGACGCCGAATGTCGCGGGAGCGATGCTGCGCCGGGGATGGAGCGAACGCCGCGTCGAGAAGATTCTCGGTCTGAACTGGATGCGCGTCCTGCGCGAGAGCTGGACTCCCGACCCTTGA
- a CDS encoding ABC transporter ATP-binding protein, with amino-acid sequence MVETRTDPKAYLVAQGLSKHYPGAPRPSVLDASFTLERGTMLMLLGPSGCGKTTLLRLIAGLESADSGTLRVNGRDMGDVPLHRRGMGMVFQSYALFPHLSVARNISFGLEVRGMPEAAQAKKLAEMLALTHLEGLEHRRIGALSGGQRQRVALARALAVEPDVLLLDEPLANLDVKLRETMRAEIRSVQKRLGVTSVFVTHDQDEALSTADLVAVMSAGRIHQIGTPTDIYERPIDRFVASFVGRGNFLPARRAGMGRAEVAGLGFVPIRAGESNWTGERMLLVRPHHIAIDVPSDSDAFRVSGEVRAVQYTGERHTLEIAVGPHLLTVEAYARPERTPRPGQAVALSWKAADVTVLTDETA; translated from the coding sequence GTGGTTGAGACCCGGACCGATCCGAAGGCCTATCTGGTCGCACAGGGGCTTTCCAAACACTATCCCGGCGCTCCGCGCCCTTCCGTCCTCGATGCGAGCTTCACGCTCGAGCGCGGCACGATGCTCATGCTTCTGGGGCCCTCCGGCTGCGGCAAGACGACGCTGCTGCGCCTGATCGCCGGACTCGAATCCGCCGATTCCGGCACGCTCCGCGTCAACGGGCGCGACATGGGCGATGTCCCGCTGCACCGTCGCGGCATGGGCATGGTCTTTCAGTCCTATGCGCTGTTTCCGCATCTCTCCGTCGCGCGCAACATCAGCTTCGGCCTGGAGGTGCGCGGCATGCCTGAGGCGGCGCAGGCAAAGAAACTGGCGGAGATGCTGGCGCTCACCCATCTCGAAGGGCTGGAACACCGGCGCATCGGCGCGCTTTCCGGCGGCCAGCGCCAGCGTGTCGCCCTCGCGCGGGCGCTGGCCGTGGAGCCGGACGTCCTGCTGCTTGACGAGCCGCTCGCCAATTTGGACGTAAAATTGCGCGAAACCATGCGCGCGGAGATCCGCAGCGTGCAGAAGCGACTGGGGGTCACCTCGGTATTCGTCACGCATGATCAGGACGAGGCCCTCTCGACGGCTGATCTCGTCGCCGTTATGTCGGCAGGCCGGATTCACCAGATCGGCACGCCGACAGACATTTACGAGCGCCCGATCGATCGCTTCGTCGCGTCCTTCGTGGGGCGGGGAAACTTCCTTCCGGCCCGCCGGGCTGGCATGGGGCGAGCCGAGGTCGCGGGCCTGGGCTTCGTGCCGATCCGCGCCGGGGAGAGCAACTGGACCGGCGAGCGCATGCTGCTGGTGCGCCCCCATCATATCGCGATCGACGTCCCCTCTGACAGCGATGCGTTCAGAGTTTCGGGCGAGGTGCGCGCCGTGCAGTACACCGGCGAGCGCCACACGCTCGAAATCGCCGTCGGGCCGCATCTGCTCACGGTGGAAGCCTATGCCCGTCCCGAACGCACGCCCCGACCAGGCCAGGCCGTCGCGCTGTCCTGGAAGGCGGCCGACGTCACTGTTCTGACGGACGAGACGGCATGA
- a CDS encoding ABC transporter permease — MSTRLTAPSRVMQGALLMPGVVALVLTFVLPLVWLGRMSLMPPAGTAPQTVALSLHAYGRVLGDGFYWWIIWRTLCIGVATVCVAVPMAFPIALFLARSQSRWRGLLIVLAIAPLMTSTVIRTYGWMVILSRHGIVNSLLVGSGLFTHPIRLDNGIFATVLALVEILMPYAIISILSNLGRLSTDLEQAGAILGARPVQVFIRIVVPLALPGLLTASLLVFVLTISSLVTPQLMGGGRVFVLATEIFNATTVTLDWPFAGALSIVLLVLFGVVISLYQRVLQRVEGGL; from the coding sequence ATGAGCACACGCCTCACCGCGCCGTCGCGCGTGATGCAGGGCGCGCTGCTGATGCCCGGCGTCGTGGCGCTCGTGCTGACATTCGTGCTGCCGCTCGTCTGGCTTGGCCGGATGTCCCTCATGCCGCCGGCCGGCACTGCGCCCCAGACCGTCGCGCTCTCCCTGCATGCCTATGGGCGCGTTCTGGGTGACGGTTTCTATTGGTGGATCATCTGGCGCACGCTGTGCATCGGCGTCGCCACCGTCTGTGTTGCCGTGCCGATGGCATTTCCGATCGCGCTGTTCCTCGCCCGCTCGCAGAGCCGCTGGCGTGGGCTGCTGATCGTGCTGGCCATCGCGCCGCTGATGACGTCGACGGTGATCCGCACCTATGGCTGGATGGTCATTCTCTCGCGCCATGGCATCGTCAACAGCCTGCTCGTCGGCAGCGGGCTTTTCACGCATCCGATCCGGCTTGACAACGGCATCTTCGCCACCGTTCTGGCTCTGGTCGAAATACTGATGCCCTATGCCATCATCTCGATCCTGAGCAATCTCGGCCGGCTGAGCACGGACCTCGAACAGGCGGGGGCAATACTCGGCGCGCGCCCGGTTCAGGTATTCATCCGTATTGTCGTGCCGCTCGCGCTGCCGGGGCTCCTGACGGCGTCGCTACTGGTCTTCGTCCTGACAATCAGTTCGCTTGTCACGCCGCAACTGATGGGGGGCGGCCGTGTCTTCGTGCTGGCCACCGAGATCTTCAATGCGACGACCGTGACGCTGGACTGGCCGTTCGCGGGCGCGCTCTCGATCGTTCTGCTCGTGCTCTTCGGGGTGGTGATCTCGCTCTATCAGCGTGTTCTGCAACGTGTGGAGGGCGGGCTGTGA